A part of Aspergillus flavus chromosome 1, complete sequence genomic DNA contains:
- the rgsC gene encoding intermediate filament-like protein encodes MALKCRDIVILGTGVFIAWGLAVRCLPVLRYLGYAVGLGILLASVAFFGLVLFTTRSPNDADNSRSQCLPVAFLTPPNWQVETQGLKKRSIYNPVSLYPQSFMVSEGIDELLALVTRDFIASWYLGISPNPAFVTEVDRVFRAAIGNLRDRLLAEDLISLIVSRIFPILTTHLKEFDVAERSVRGRNLTRNVTESDELDIAIASKYRDGHLHPAAVLCLSDQKLVEQEYLRKVTVGLLPRLFPETVLSSRIVSVLVRELLSCAVLFPILSVLSDPDTWNQLVEAYGRTALQDRKTVRKLRAALDEHASPVPRSKHGNPFPRLSPTDSERAFERFVRAIRHCNNLSDARRFRALVASQLKRESMVEGQDPVYLRRLETGKRVLDQKVAKLSAPASSRASHATAATTHFRPLKSSPAQEASLVDVMHDASGLSYFMEFMDRQQLMFLVQFWIVVDGLRNPLEDDFGDETSPSSTTWTETDKNDMALISETYLSKPQLKVTAESRRAVKTFLSAGKRATPEQYRKARTVILTTQSAVLEELQNVYYPKFRQSDLFYKYLASDETSHFEPHTAAVPHGDVTPAAEVFERRPLPPLMGRTPSQPGFKSKDLRRAAVSSSDVRTMGKLFDDDDTPRRSLDSERSAPLFDDDYDTDPLAMSTQSLGRDSQNGENDANQNQVIETMEAALNDIITNEPKGNRLEDLRYNDASSSRLSSNDRYPQSPRSSVESTRVDDKTKPNISSLGLVDESSRLGVFADDLFPDHHKFIEDEYEEPAEIEDKDPADEVHEAPPGDLGLTEAIEALTAEIEKLGSQESVVDALTRKAELTNNTAELRILRKSKASIQREVRRKDMQRQQYMIQESDNSLYGRSTVRITSIVVGKEEDGREFAMYVVEVQRNAGEQMPAASWVVARRYSEFHELHHKLRMRYPSVRHLEFPRRRMVMKLQREFLQKRRLALEAYLQKLLLLPEVCRSRDLRAFLSQRAIIPRDEAPRDGETKDLVTRIYNSVADGMDDFLGNFGVLDQLSTAGQNLISAATSQQASTITDSGLATEDAVTAAEAEAELNAFEDRELEPFIKPICDLFLEAFELNRGNNWLRGRAVVVVLHQLLGGTIERKVREGARSLAQDESLLRYISVVKESLWPGGLLRENRIRTTSERLKSRTEASLVLATLIPDMAGNVVGRTNAQGAARRIFATLNNRRLNTHLMYTILDEIVLVLFGGGETGRMR; translated from the exons ATGGCCCTGAAGTGTCGTGATATTGTCATACTGGGCACTGGCGTTTTCATTGCTTGGGGGTTGGCTGTACGCTGCCTGCCAGTTTTGCGGTACCTTGGGTATGCCGTCGGATTAGGCATTCTGCTTGCTTCAGTCGCCTTCTTTGGTCTTGTACTCTTCACAACCCGGAGCCCTAACGATGCAGACAACTCCCGATCTCAATGTTTGCCTGTCGCGTTTCTCACTCCCCCCAACTGGCAGGTTGAGACTCAAGGTCTAAAGAAGCGCTCCATCTACAATCCCGTGTCCCTCTACCCGCAATCCTTTATGGTGTCCGAAGGTATCGACGAGCTTCTGGCGCTGGTTACCCGGGATTTCATAGCGTCATGGTACCTTGGTATCAGTCCGAACCCAGCATTCGTGACTGAAGTAGACCGAGTGTTTCGGGCAGCCATTGGAAACCTACGTGATCGGTTACTTGCGGAAGATCTTATATCGCTTATCGTCTCCCGTATATTTCCTATTCTGACCACACATCTTAAAGAGTTCGACGTCGCAGAGCGATCGGTGCGGGGGCGGAATTTGACTCGAAACGTTACCGAATCCGATGAGCTCGACATCGCAATTGCAAGCAAGTATCGCGATGGTCATCTACATCCTGCTGCAGTGCTGTGTCTTTCAGACCAAAAGCTAGTAGAGCAGGAATACCTCAGGAAAGTCACAGTTGGGCTACTGCCTCGATTGTTCCCTGAAACCGTTTTAAGCAGTCGTATCGTTTCAGTTCTAGTGAGAGAACTACTCTCATGCGCTGTGCTCTTCCCTATACTATCCGTTCTATCCGATCCCGACACCTGGAATCAATTGGTGGAGGCCTATGGACGAACAGCTCTTCAGGATCGCAAAACGGTGCGCAAGCTTCGAGCGGCATTGGATGAGCATGCATCGCCGGTGCCTAGGTCAAAACATGGAAATCCATTCCCACGACTCTCGCCAACTGATTCAGAGAGGGCGTTTGAGCGTTTCGTTAGGGCCATCCGGCATTGTAACAATCTTTCCGATGCTAGACGATTCAGAGCTCTTGTTGCAAGCCAGTTGAAGCGGGAAAGTATGGTAGAAGGGCAAGATCCCGTCTATCTTCGGCGATTAGAGACGGGAAAAAGAGTTCTTGACCAGAAGGTAGCGAAGCTTTCAGCTCCAGCTAGTAGTCGTGCATCGCACGCCACCGCGGCTACGACGCACTTTCGCCCCCTGAAATCCTCACCAGCTCAAGAGGCGTCCTTGGTGGATGTAATGCATGATGCATCAGGTCTATCTTACTTTATGGAGTTCATGGACCGTCAACAACTTATGTTTCTCGTGCAATTCTGGATTGTGGTTGATGGCTTACGCAACCCACTCGAAGATGACTTTGGTGACGAGACATCCCCAAGTTCCACGACATGGACGGAAACAGATAAAAACGATATGGCTTTAATCAGTGAAACGTATCTGTCGAAACCCCAACTTAAAGTAACGGCCGAGTCGCGTCGAGCTGTGAAAACTTTCTTGAGCGCCGGGAAGCGAGCTACTCCAGAGCAGTATCGCAAAGCTCGGACAGTGATATTGACTACTCAATCTGCGGTATTAGAAGAACTCCAGAATGTCTATTACCCCAAATTCCGACAATCCGATTTATTCTATAAGTATCTCGCTTCAGATGAAACATCTCATTTTGAACCTCATACGGCAGCTGTACCGCATGGGGATGTCACCCCTGCCGCGGAGGTATTTGAGAGACGGCCACTTCCTCCATTGATGGGCCGTACGCCATCTCAACCGGGGTTTAAATCGAAAGACCTGCGCAGGGCTGCCGTTTCCTCAAGCGATGTACGGACTATGGGGAAACTATTTGACGATGACGACACTCCAAGACGCTCCTTAGACTCCGAGCGGTCTGCCCCGTTATTCGATGATGACTATGACACGGACCCTCTTGCGATGTCAACGCAGAGCCTTGGCCGCGACTCGCAAAACGGTGAGAACGATGCGAATCAGAATCAAGTAATTGAAACTATGGAGGCTGCATTGAACGATATCATTACGAACGAGCCGAAAGGTAATAGATTAGAAGATCTCAGATACAATGATGCCTCGTCATCTAGGCTATCCAGCAATGATCGATATCCACAATCACCTCGTAGCTCTGTGGAATCCACACGAGTAGACGACAAAACCAAGCCCAACATCTCTTCTCTAGGGTTGGTGGATGAATCTTCGCGACTCGGCGTTTTTGCTGATGATCTCTTCCCTGACCACCATAAATTTATTGAGGACGAATATGAGGAACCCGCTGAAATAGAGGACAAAGACCCAGCTGATGAAGTCCATGAAGCCCCCCCAGGGGATCTTGGCTTGACGGAAGCGATCGAAGCACTCACGGCAGAGATTGAGAAACTTGGATCCCAGGAATCGGTAGTGGATGCCTTGACGCGGAAAGCTGAGCTCACAAACAATACTGCAGAACTAAGAATTTTACGAAAGTCAAAAGCTAGCATTCAACGGGAAGTCCGCCGCAAGGACATGCAGCGGCAACAGTACATGATCCAAGAAAGTGATAACAGCTTGTATGGTCGTTCAACTGTTCGAATCACGTCTATTGTTgtaggaaaagaagaggacggTCGCGAATTTGCAATGT ACGTGGTTGAAGTGCAAAGGAATGCTGGAGAGCAAATGCCAGCGGCGTCCTGGGTTGTTGCTCGCAGATATAGTGAGTTCCACGAACTTCACCATAAACTACGCATGAGGTATCCGTCGGTGCGGCACTTAGAATTCCCACGACGACGTATGGTGATGAAGCTTCAACGGGAGTTTTTGCAAAAGCGGCGCCTGGCGCTGGAGGCGTATTTGCAGAAGTTGCTGCTCCTGCCAGAGGTTTGCCGAAGCCGTGACCTACGGGCCTTCCTCTCCCAGCGAGCCATCATCCCACGCGACGAGGCCCCTCGTGATGGAGAGACCAAGGATTTGGTAACCCGGATCTATAATTCGGTTGCTGATGGTATGGATGATTTCCTGGGCAACTTCGGTGTACTCGATCAGCTCTCGACAGCCGGGCAGAATCTCATCTCTGCAGCGACTAGCCAGCAAGCCAGCACTATAACTGACTCAGGGCTAGCGACCGAGGACGCCGTGACTGCAGCCGAAGCCGAGGCAGAGCTGAATGCATTTGAGGACCGAGAATTGGAGCCATTCATCAAACCGATTTGTGATTTGTTCCTAGAGGCCTTCGAGTTAAACAGAGGCAACAACTGGCTCCGGGGACGTGCAGTTGTTGTCGTTCTTCATCAATTACTTGGAGGAACCATCGAACGGAAGGTCCGCGAAGGTGCCCGATCCCTAGCACAGGACGAGTCATTACTTCGATACATTAGCGTAGTCAAGGAGTCCCTGTGGCCAGGTGGCCTCCTGCGTGAAAATAGAATCCGAACGACATCAGAGCGGCTGAAGAGTCGCACCGAAGCTAGCCTGGTATTAGCCACCTTGATCCCGGATATGGCGGGCAATGTAGTTGGACGGACCAATGCTCAAGGAGCCGCGCGGAGAATCTTTGCGACTTTGAACAACCGGCGCCTCAATACTCACTTGATGTACACTATTTTGGATGAGATCGTATTGGTATTGTTTGGGGGTGGTGAAACAGGACGGATGCGATAA
- a CDS encoding putative nuclear pore complex protein (poly(A)+ RNA export protein), translating into MSLFGSVGTTSTTAGQTNTTGDISKDVALNSPPEDSISDLQFSPASEHLAVASWDKKVRIYEINDQGQSEGKALFEHEAPVLSCCWAPDGTKVVGAGADKAARMLDLAANATTPVQVAAHDAPIKCCQMIPNPAGGTPLLVTGSWDKTVKYWDLRQSTPIATVECQERVYTMDVKNKLLVVGTADRYINIINLDNPTKFYKTMQSPLKWQTRVVSCFTDATGFAVGSIEGRCAIQYVEDKDSSSNFSFKCHRETPPNQRDINNIYSVNAISFHPVHGTFSTAGSDGTFHFWDKDAKHRLKGYPSVGGTISSTAFNRNGNIFAYSVSYDWSKGYSANTQQLPNKVMLHPVAQEEVKPRPGTRKR; encoded by the exons ATGTCGCTCTTCGGTTCTGTCGGCACTACGTCGACAACAGCGGGCCAAACAAACACCACCGGCGACATATCTAAAGATGTCGCTCTCAATTCGCCTCCTGAAGATAGCATTTCTGATCTTCAGTTTTCCCCCGCCAGTGAACATCTTGCGGTAGCTTCTTGGGACAAGAAAGTCCGCATTTATGAGATCAATGATCAGGGACAGAGTGAAGGAAAAGCTCTCTTTGAGCATGAAGCTCCAGTTTTaagctgctgctgggcaCCG GATGGAACTAAAGTAGTAGGCGCTGGTGCCGATAAGGCTGCACGCATGCTCGATCTCGCTGCAAATGCTACGACCCCCGTCCAGGTCGCAGCTCACGATGCTCCGATCAAATGCTGCCAGATGATTCCGAATCCTGCTGGAGGTACACCCCTCCTAGTGACCGGCTCGTGGGACAAGACAGTCAAATACTGGGATCTACGGCAATCGACCCCGATCGCCACGGTAGAATGTCAGGAGCGTGTCTACACCATGGATGTCAAGAACAAGCTGCTAGTGGTTGGAACTGCAGACCGATACATTAACATCATCAATCTCGACAATCCCACCAAATTCTACAAAACTATGCAATCCCCTCTCAAGTGGCAGACGCGAGTAGTCAGCTGCTTCACAGATGCTACGGGGTTTGCTGTTGGCAGTATCGAGGGCCGCTGTGCTATTCAGTACGTGGAGGACAAGGACTCTAGCTCGAACTTCAGCTTCAAATGTCATCGAGAGACACCCCCAAACCAACGCGACATCAATAACATCTATTCCGTCAATGCTATCTCTTTCCACCCGGTTCATGGCACTTTCAGCACCGCTGGCAGCGATGGAACCTTTCACTTCTGGGACAAAGACGCCAAACATCGCCTAAAGGGATATCCCTCAGTAGGGGGGACCATCTCCAGCACCGCATTCAACCGCAATGGCAATATATTTGCCTACTCTGTGAGCTACGACTGGAGCAAAGGCTACTCGGCCAACACCCAACAGCTTCCTAATAAAGTAATGCTTCATCCAGTTGCTCAAGAAGAGGTGAAGCCCAGGCCTGGTACCAGGAAGAGGTAA
- a CDS encoding DUF1715 domain protein has product MENNLLEGLLDLEEEFYREGYDLGAADGAQAGYTEGSVFAVEKGFEKFLEIGRLYGKALVWSHRQAELDSSNMRDPPQMSQLPSEKDEDYLEPSVCREMSSVPPSSRLAKNVDTLLELVDPASLPMQNTEEAVIDVDERLKGALIKAKLIQRALGEREDACDIHPNARDIPQQKSSGDGTGSIEDISSLKLRQ; this is encoded by the coding sequence ATGGAAAACAACTTACTCGAAGGTCTCCTCGACCTGGAGGAAGAATTTTACAGGGAAGGCTATGACTTAGGAGCTGCCGATGGCGCGCAGGCTGGCTACACCGAAGGTAGTGTATTCGCTGTCGAGAAGGGCTTTGAGAAATTCCTCGAAATAGGAAGGCTCTACGGTAAAGCTCTGGTTTGGTCACACAGACAAGCCGAGCTAGACTCTTCCAACATGAGGGATCCTCCCCAGATGTCTCAATTACCTAgtgagaaggatgaagattATTTGGAGCCATCTGTCTGCAGAGAGATGTCGAGCGTTCCGCCCAGCTCCAGGCTAGCGAAGAATGTCGACACGCTTCTTGAATTGGTTGACCCGGCATCTTTACCCATGCAAAACACGGAGGAAGCCGTTATTGACGTGGATGAGCGTCTGAAGGGTGCGCTCATCAAGGCCAAGCTTATCCAGCGCGCGCTGGGCGAGCGAGAAGATGCATGCGATATACACCCTAATGCAAGAGACATTCCCCAACAGAAAAGCTCTGGGGATGGAACTGGCAGCATTGAAGACATCAGCTCCCTGAAACTCCGCCAATGA